CTGCGGGCGTACGAAAAGGGTTGAATTCCGGCGGATGACGTATATCGACGAACCGCCTGAACCGGGAGGAAGCGGTATCAAGCAGGCTGGGTCGCTGCGGCGATCCGCTCCTGCCGCAACGCCTCGTACCAGCGGTCCTCGACCGGAGGCAGCGCATTGACATCCAGCGCCAGCTTGATCAGCAGATCGGCGATGTGCGGATTGCGCGCCATCACCGGCCCGTGCATGTACGTACCGAAGACGGTGTCGTTCCACGCGCCCTCGTAGCCGTCCCCGACGCCGTTGCCCTTGCCGAACCGCACCTTGGCGAACGGCCGGGCGGTTTCGCCCAGATGCGTCACGCCCTGGTGGTTCTCGAAGCCGGTCAGCGGCGGCAGCCCCAACTGCGGGTCGATATCGGCGAGTACGTCGCCGACGCAGCGCTCGGCCTCGCCGCGGGTGCTGACCACGTCCAGCAGCCCCAGGCCCTCCTGGCGCTCCCCGAGGTCATTGATGAACTCGTGCCCCAGGATCTGATAGCCGGCGCACACCGAGAAGACGATCGCGCCGTTGGCGACCGCACGGCTCAGCCCGCCGTCGCGGATCAGCCGCTCCGAGGCCAGCCGCTGCGGCCGGTCCTCGCCGCCGCCGATCAGGTAGATGTCACCGGAGGTGGGGATCTGCTGGTCGGACCGTACGTCCAGGCGCTGGACGTCCAGACCGCGCTGGCGCGCCCGCCGCTCCACCACCAGGGCGTTCCCCTGGTCGCCGTACGTGCTCAGCAGGTCCGGGTAGATCCACACCAGGCGCAGGCTGTTGTCACTCATGCTCGCTCGTCCTTGTCCGTAGCGTCGGTGGACCACACTCAGTTGCCCACGCGCCGGCGCAGGTCCTGGAAGGCCGTGTAGTTGGCGATGACCTCGATCCGGCCGGGCGGCGCCATGCCCACCGCCTCGTCGAGGCTCTCGCAGACATGGAAGTCGAGTCCCGCGACCTCCAGGCGCACCGCCAGGTCCAGCTTGCGGTCGCCGAGCACGAAGATCGGGTGCCCGGCCAGCCGGGTGTAGTCGACGTCCCACAGCCAGGAGGTGTCCGTGCCGTCCGCGCCGCGCGCGTTCACCGACATGATCACCGGGGTCGGCGGCGGGTCGATCAGCGAGAACGTCTCCAGCCAGCCGGCCGGGTTCTTCGCCAGCAGCAGCCGCAGCTCCCGCTCCATGAACGTGACCACGTCGTAGCGGCCGGCCACTGCCTGCACCGAGTACATCCGCTCCAGGGCCACCTGCGGCGGCACCCCGAACGCGGCGGCGACCGCGGCGGACGTGGTGGCGTTCGCCTTGTTGGCGCGCCCCGGCAGCTGGAGCTTGATCGGCCACGCGCTGCCGTGCGGGTCGAGCACATGGTCGCCGGAGAGCGCCCAGCTCGGCGTGGGGCGACGGAAGCCGCACTCGCCGCAGAACCAGTCGTCGCTCGGCCGCTGCATCACGCCACCGCACGAGGGGCAGGACCAGGCGTCGTCCTTCCACTCCTGCCCGGCCGCGACCCACACCACATTCGCGGACGACGAGGCCGCCCACACGATCAGCGGGTCGTCCGCGTTGGCGATGATCAGGGCCTTGGAACCGGCCAGGCCCTCGCGCCAGTGCTCGGCCAGCATCCGGGTCTCCGCGGCGCGGTCGAGCTGGTCGCGCGAGAGGTTCAACAGCGCTATGGCCTTGGGCGTCACATCGCGTGCCACGCCGGAAAGGTACTTCTCGTCCACCTCGATGACGCCGTAGCGGGCGTCCGATCCACCGGCCAGCGCGGACGTGATGCCCGCCGGCATGTTGGCGCCGAGCGCGTTGGAGACCACCGGACCGCTGGCCCGCAGCGCCTCTGCGATCAGCCGCGTCGTGGTCGTCTTGCCGTTGGTCGCCGACACCAGGATGACGTCCAAGTGCCGGGCCAGCCGCGCCAGCAGGTCGGGGTCGAGTTTGAGCGCCACCCGGCCACCGATCACCGATCCGCTGCCGCGGCCCGCCGCGCGCGACACCGCCGCCGCGGCCTTGCCCGCCGTCACGGCCAGCTTGGCCCGCGGCGACAGCGGCTCCGTGTTGCCTGCCATCGTCTTTGATCCTCCTTGCATCCGGCGCCCGCCTGCCCTGAGGCTGCCGGTGGAACGCTTCCTCCGCAGCCGATGACCGGCCGAGGCTTCGGTCGGGGATCAGCCTATCGAGATCCGGCCCCGGGCCCGAACCCCGCCACCCGTCCGGCGACATCCCGGGCGCGCCGGACCGTACCCTTGCCCTCATGTCTCCCCGCACCATCCCCGGCAGTTCCGGCCGCCCCCGCCCGCTGCGCCTGCTCGGCGATCCGGCCCTGACCGGGCCCTGTCAGGAGGTCACCGCCTTCGACGGTGAGCTGGCCCGGCTGGTCGAGGACATGTACGCGACGATGTACGCCGCGGACGGTGTGGGCCTTGCCGCCAATCAGATCGGCGTCCCGCTGCGGGTGTTCGTCTACGACTGCCCCGACGACGAGGACCGCCGTCATCTCGGGCATCTCGTCAACCCCCGGCTCGTCGAGGTCGACGGCCCGGTCGTCCGCGGTCCCGAGGGCTGTCTCTCGGTTCCCGGCATCGAGGCCGGCACCCCGCGCCACGACCACACCGTCGTGACCGGGTTCAGCGTCACCGGCGAGCCCAGGACGGTGACCGGCACCGGCTTCTTCGCCCGCTGCCTCCAGCACGAGTGCGACCACCTCGACGGCGGGCTGTACGTCGACCGCCTCACCGGGCTGCGCCGCCGCCGGGCGCTGCGCGCCGCGGCCAAGGCCCCGTGGGCGGCGACGGCGGGGGCGTCCGGCCGCTGAGCGGGCGGCGCCTCCCGCCGCATCATGGTCCGCGGCTCAGAAGCCCGGGCCGTCCGCGCGGTCCTCGACCGCGACCAGCTGACCCCAGAGCAGGTCGGCCAGCTGCT
This Streptomyces decoyicus DNA region includes the following protein-coding sequences:
- a CDS encoding type 1 glutamine amidotransferase yields the protein MSDNSLRLVWIYPDLLSTYGDQGNALVVERRARQRGLDVQRLDVRSDQQIPTSGDIYLIGGGEDRPQRLASERLIRDGGLSRAVANGAIVFSVCAGYQILGHEFINDLGERQEGLGLLDVVSTRGEAERCVGDVLADIDPQLGLPPLTGFENHQGVTHLGETARPFAKVRFGKGNGVGDGYEGAWNDTVFGTYMHGPVMARNPHIADLLIKLALDVNALPPVEDRWYEALRQERIAAATQPA
- a CDS encoding MurT ligase domain-containing protein is translated as MAGNTEPLSPRAKLAVTAGKAAAAVSRAAGRGSGSVIGGRVALKLDPDLLARLARHLDVILVSATNGKTTTTRLIAEALRASGPVVSNALGANMPAGITSALAGGSDARYGVIEVDEKYLSGVARDVTPKAIALLNLSRDQLDRAAETRMLAEHWREGLAGSKALIIANADDPLIVWAASSSANVVWVAAGQEWKDDAWSCPSCGGVMQRPSDDWFCGECGFRRPTPSWALSGDHVLDPHGSAWPIKLQLPGRANKANATTSAAVAAAFGVPPQVALERMYSVQAVAGRYDVVTFMERELRLLLAKNPAGWLETFSLIDPPPTPVIMSVNARGADGTDTSWLWDVDYTRLAGHPIFVLGDRKLDLAVRLEVAGLDFHVCESLDEAVGMAPPGRIEVIANYTAFQDLRRRVGN
- the def gene encoding peptide deformylase; the encoded protein is MSPRTIPGSSGRPRPLRLLGDPALTGPCQEVTAFDGELARLVEDMYATMYAADGVGLAANQIGVPLRVFVYDCPDDEDRRHLGHLVNPRLVEVDGPVVRGPEGCLSVPGIEAGTPRHDHTVVTGFSVTGEPRTVTGTGFFARCLQHECDHLDGGLYVDRLTGLRRRRALRAAAKAPWAATAGASGR